The segment ACCTGCTGTGCCATTTCATACATTGAAAGCAGTAATGAACAATGGAACAACGTATGACTTTTCACAACTAAAAGGAAAGAAGGTGTTGTTGGTAAATACAGCCAGTGATTGTGGATATACCGGCCAGTATGATGACTTGCAGAAGCTGCATGAAAAATTTCAGAATAAACTCGTGATACTCGGTTTTCCTGCTAATGACTTCAAAGAACAGGAAAAAGGAAGTGATGAAGACATTGCTGCATTCTGCAAAATAAACTTTGGTGTTACGTTCCCATTGATGAAAAAAAGCAGTGTTGTTAAGCACAAAGATCAGAATGAAATATTTCAATGGCTGACTGATTCAACAAAGAATGGCTGGAACAACAAGATGCCTACCTGGAATTTTTCAAAATATTTAGTGAACGAAGAAGGTGTCCTCACGCATTATTTTGATCCTTCTGTTTCACCAATGAGTGAACAGGTAATAAAGGAAGTTGAAAAATAGGAATATGACAGAACAGCAAACTAATCTTCGTCTTGAGATTGCAAACAGCATCACCCATGGCATCGGGATCATTTTTGGTATTGCTGCATTGCCGGTGTTAAGCGCATTGGCTGCTACCAAAAATCATAATACTGCTGTTATCGGCGCTGCTGTTTATGCGTTTTGCTTTTTACTGTTGTTTACATTCTCTACACTTTATCATGCATTTCAACATCCTGGTGTAAAAAGAGTGCTGCATATGTTCGATCATATCAGCATCTATTTCCTTATTGCCGGAACATACACACCCTTTCTGTTAAACTACATGATGAACCCAACAGGTATTACCATGTTGGTTGTATTGTGGAGCCTTACGTTTATTGGTATTTTTTTTAAAATATTTTTCACCGGTAAGTTTAATTATGTGTCAACAGTAATCTATCTCGGTATGGGGTGGATACTATTATTCAGCGGCAGGCAATTTTTTGCCGCAGTCCCCTTCGATGTTTTGATCATGATCATTATAGGTGGTGTACTGTACAGTATTGGCGTAATATTTTATCTCTGGGAAAAATTCCTTTATCACCATGTTATCTGGCATCTGTTTGTTTTATCGGCAGCAATCTGTCACTATGTGGCTGTTTTATTAATGGTGTAAGCATGGCAAAATTACCAACACATAATTCCTCGCTGTCGTTCATTAAAGAAAATTGGAACGGCAACCTGCTGAATACAAAACAACAGTACGTCAATCTCGACGGACCTTCTGAACGTTCTTTCGCTGAGTTACTGAAATGGCAAACAGAAAAAAATCCATTTAAATCATTGAAGCGAAATCAGCAGACGAATATTGATGTTTCAATAAATCAACAGATCACGGCCAACAGGGAAGATGGTATTGTTTGGATGGGACATGCATGCTTTCTGTTTACTCTTGGCGGAAAGCATTTTATTGTTGATCCTGTGTTGTACAACGTCGGTCCTTTGAAGCGGTTTACACCACTGCCTTGCGATGTGGCAGCATTGAAGCAGATCGATTTTATTTTATTGTCACATAATCATCGAGATCATGCAGACAAAAGAAGTATGATTGAACTGTGTGCATTAAATCCATCAGCGGTTATTCTCACAGGCTTAAATATCACCCCTCTGTTGCGAAGCTGGAGAATCACTAACCAGATCATTGAAGCCGGATGGTATCAACAGTATCAATTGGAAACCGATGTACAGGTGAGTTATTTGCCTGCCAAACATTGGAACCGTCGTGGCTTGCACGATATGAATGATATGCTGTGGGGAAGTTTTATGTTGCAGTCTCCCACACAAACGATCTACTTTGGTGCAGACAGCGGTTTAGGAATTCACTATACAGAAATTGCACAACTCTTTCCCAATATTGATGTGGCTGTTCTGGGCATTGGCGCCTACAAACCAGAGTGGTTTATGAATACAGCACACACAAGTCCGGCAGATGCTTTAGTTGCCTTTGAACAATTGAAAGCAAAACAACTTATTCCTATGCATCACGGCACATTCGATTTAAGTGATGAGCCGGTCTTTTATCCGAAACAGGAATTGATATTACTGGCAGAGAAGCTCGGTATTGCGGGAGTCAATCATCTTTCTATCGGAAACAAATTGCAGTTTTAGTATCTTACTGTAAATCATTCATCATGTTCAGCAAAACAGACATTGAGCAATACTTCTCTGCAGAGAAGCAAGGCAGTCTCTTTTTTCTTTCTGTTGGCATAGTTGCTGTTATTGCCGCACTCATTTTATTCTTTGTTTTGAAAACGCCTTTTTACAAAGGTGCTGCTATTCCCATGATCATTGTAGGATTGATCGCAGGCGGCATTGGGTTCACTGTTTATAAACGCAGTGATGATGACCGTATCAGAAATGTATATGCTTACGATCTGAATCCTGATGAACTGAAACAAAAAGAATACCCCCGCATGCAGAAGGTGATGAAGAGTTTCCGTGTAATCTTTATTGCTGAAATTGTGTTTTTAATTGTCGCCATCGTTCTCTTCTTTTATTTCAGGACAAATACCGCACAGCAATTGTGGAGTGGAATAGGTGCAGGACTTTTTTTAATGGCTATTGCTGCGTTGTTTCTTGATATTGCAGCACAACGTCGTGCAGAGATCTATACAAAAGGATTAGAGACTTTTATAAGCAAGTGAGTTTATCAATGCGATGAAACCGCCTTCAACCCAATAATAGAAGCAATAAGTGTGGTGATAAAAAACAAGCGCCAGAAATCGGCCGGTTCTTTAAAGAAAATAATTCCCATGATCACTGTTCCAACAGCACCAATGCCTGTCCACACTGCATAGGCTGTACCAATTGGTAATGTTTGCGTGGCTTTGTACAGCAGCAGCATGCTGATGCTGAGACAAACGAAGAAACCAATCATCCAGTAAACAGATGAAGTTCCACTGGTTGCTCTTGCTTTACCAAGACAGGTTGCAAAACCTACCTCAAACAAACCTGCAATGATGAGGATGATCCAGTTCATGAATGATTATTGTTATTGCCGCAAAGATAACTGCATTTAATCGGCGAGTGAGGTCTGGCCGCTTCAAGGCGGCCAGACTCTGGCGTGTTAATCAATCGGACACTTCTCGTGGTAGTTGATCAATTCAATCTTCGAAGGAGCAAATTCAAATCCACTGAACTTCACAACGATCTCATCCAGCACCGCATCAATTTCTTCAACGGTATTAAGCGTGACTAATTTGCCACGGTATTCTTTAATATTGGGCAAACCTTTCAGGTAGTTAGCGTAATGCCTGCGCATTTCAAAAATGCCAACTTTTGGGCCTTTCCAAGCAAAGGATTTATGTAAATGCTTTCTGCAAACTTCAACTCGTTGTTCAATGGTTGGTGGTGCTAAGTGTTCGCCTGTTTTTACAAAGTGTTTGATCTCGTTAAAGATCCAGGGATAGCCAATAGCAGCACGACCGATCATCACCCCGTCAACACCGTAACGGTTTTTGTATTCCAATGCTTTTTCAGCACTGTCGATATCACCATTTCCAAAAATTGGGATATGAATACGTGGATTGTTTTTCACTTTAGCGATCAAGGTCCAGTCGGCTTCGCCTTTATACATCTGGCTACGTGTACGACCATGTATGCTCAAAGCTTTAATACCAACATCCTGCAAACGTTCGGCCACTTCTTCAATGTTCTTGGTATTGTCGTCCCAGCCCAATCTTGTTTTTACAGTAACGGGCAACGAAGTGGAGTTAACAACGGAGGCGGTTAACCGCACCATCAGGTCAACATCTTTCAGCACACCGGCACCCGCACCTTTCATCGCTACTTTTTTCACCGGGCAACCAAAGTTTATATCAACCAGGTCAGGATTTACGGTTTCACAAATGCGGGCACTCATACCAAGCGCTTCTTCATCACCACCAAAGATCTGGATACCGAAAGGACGTTCCTCTTCTTCAAAGTCGAGTTTCTGACGACTTTTGATGGCATCACGAATCAAACCTTCGCTGCTGATGAATTCACTGAACATCATATCTGCACCATTATCCTTGCAAACTGCACGGAATGGCGGATCACTCACATCCTCCATGGGCGCAAGGAGGAGCGGAAATTCAGGAAGCGATATGTTACCTATCTTTACCACGTTCAAAAAGAATTGCAAATTTAATCAGTTTATAGCAGAGATATGCAATATAGAAGCGTAAAAGGTTTCACAGGCTGGGGTCAAATAGGTTTTTTACTGCTCTTTACAGGTTTGGGGCTTATGGTTGCAGCAGTTGTTCAGTTAATCGTTGGCTTTTCGCTTGTTCCTGCCGGAACGAAGATGAATGACATAGCTGTCGAGATGATGAAAGCGATGGGTAACCCTAAACATGTGAATACCCTAAGGGTCCTACAGGTTGTCAGTACTTTCTTGATGATGGGAATACCTGCTTATCTTTTCTTACGGTTATGCCACTCCAAAAATTGGTTATGGCTTGGCTTTTCAAAGCATTTTACTCCCGCACAGGTTGTTGTGGGCTTTGTTTTACTCTTTTGTGCGAATCTTGTCGCACAGCCACTTGCCGATTTAAGTAAGGAAATCGTTACATACTTCCCGGTTGTCTTAAAAAAGGCCGAGAATTTAGAAAAACTATATAATGACCAGGTTGCTTTAATGAGCAATCTTACAAGCTGGAGTGAATTTATTATAGCTGTATTTATAATAGCTTTTTTTCCGGCTTTGTTTGAAGAGATGTTTTTTCGTGGAGCTCTGCAAAATACGTTACAGCGATGGTGGAAAAGTCCAATTGCAGCTATTGTAGTTTCATCTTTAATATTCAGCCTCATACATCTGTCAATTTACCTTTTCTTAAGCAGAGTGTTACTTGGAATTGGACTTGGATGGATTTTTTATAAAAGCAGAAACATTTGGGTGGGCACTGTGGTGCATTTTCTTAATAATACATTTGCTCTGATACAAATTTTCGCTTTAAGTAAAGCCGATAAAAAAGTTGATGTGTCAAAGCTGGATGCTGATTTACCATGGTGGGCTGTTGGATTAAGTTTCGTTTTTTTGATTGGTTCAGCCTATCTGTTTAAAATGATTTCAGCTAGCAATGCTGAAAAGATAAGGGTAAAAGAAGTGTTGTTGTATGAAAAATTACAGCCTTACTCAGGGCTTACTTCAAAAACTAGTAAAGATGTATAACAGTTCCATTAACACTAATCTTCCTCATGGCTTTTAACTGGCAAACATTCCGCACACGTGCACTCACAGCAATTTTATTTGTGGTGGTAATGCTTGTTGGTTTGTTGTGGAATAAATGGAGTTTTCTGTTGCTCTTCAGTATTATTCATTTTGGTTGCTGGTTCGAGTATCAGAAATTGGTTGGGTTGATCGATAAAGGCTATCAAACGATCAATCCTTTTCATAAATACGGTGTAATGATTGGTGGTTATGGGTTGATGTTATTCTTTACAGCAGATTGGTATATCAGCGGTAATGTCTCACTTCATTCTATTGGATGGATACTGATGCTCGCAGGGTTTTTATTGGTGCCGATCAGCGAATTGCTGTTCTCTAAACAGTTCAACTTTAAATACATTGCTCATTCCATTTTCGGATTGATCTATATTTCACTTAGCTGGGCATTGCTCCTGCATTTACGCAGCGGTGGTATGTGGATGCCACACAATGGAGAAGATACCTTTACCAATATTTCTACTTTATTGGCAAGAATAAGCGGTTATGCTGTACCGCTGATCATTATTGGTTCTATCTGGATCAACGATACCATGGCTTATATTGTTGGTTCGCTCATTGGCAAAACACCACTCAGCAGCATCTCGCCTAAAAAAACATGGGAGGGAACCATTGGTGGTATTATTTTAGCAGTGGGGGTGATGTGGTTGTTGGGTTACTTGAGTCAATCATCTGTTGCATGGTTATGGGCTGTTATTGCAGCAGTTGCTGCGGTTGCCGGCACCTTTGGCGATCTGCTTGAAAGTAAACTGAAGCGGTTAGCCAATGTAAAAGACAGTGGAAGTTTTATGCCGGGCCACGGTGGTTTCCTTGATCGTTTCGATTCTTTATTACTTGCAACACCATTTGTGTGGTTGTTGTTAAAACTGATAAACTGATGATGCGTTGTTGTGTGTTGTTGTTTCTTTTCTCTCTGATGCTTTCCTGTAAAAACAAAAAACAGGAAAGTAATAAAGCGCCTGTTGTTCAGGATGAGAAGGTAGTATCAGAGGTGGAAGAAGTAACAGCAGCTGTAAGTGCATTGTTGCCATTGCCCAGCTCCTATCAATTAAAACGTGCAAAGAAATGGCATGATGTATCGGGTGAAAACTGGCTGGTGTTATATGAAACCGGTGCGTATATTGAAAAAGGACAGACCAATGCATCTGCAAAGCTCTCAGCCGTACTCTTTCAAAAAACTGATAGCGGATTTGTGACGAAGTGGAAGATGATGGATGAAATCAACAATTGCGGGTTAGATATTGTGTGCTCGTTTTATGATGATCATTTAACCATCACTGATCTCGACAGTAACGGACTTGCTGAAATAACGATGTTGTATGCACTTAGCTGCAAAGGCGACGTCAGTCCGAATGAAAAGAAATTGATCATGTATGAAGGCGCACAGAAATACGCCATCCGTGGCGAAGAACTGATGCTGTTGCAGAAAGATACCATTGGCGGAAGCTGGAAAGCCGATACTGCCTTCAGTAATGCACCGAAGGCTTTTCTTGCATACGCAGTAGAGCGTTGGCAGAAGTTTGGTAAACAGGAATACCAATAGACCGAATCTTTGTACTTTCGCTGTTCAAATTTGTTTCATGACTATTCACAGAGAAGGATTTAAAAGTATTTCTATTGCGGCGGTATTGTTTGTGATCATTAATCTGCTGGCATTTAATTTTATCAGCCCCACATTACCAGTGCTTTCCTGGCTCATTTTTGCAGTGACCTTATTCTTCTTTCTGTTTATCGTTTCTTTCTTTCGTATTCCAAAGCGTGTTACACCCAAAAACGAACATGTTATTTACAGTCCTTGCGATGGTAAAGTGGTGGTGATTGAAGAGATTACTGATGTTGAATATTTTAAAGACAAACGTATTCAGTTGAGTGTCTTTATGAGCCCGGCGAATGTGCATGTGAATTTGAATCCAATAGCAGGCGAGGTGAATTATTCGCAATACCATAAAGGCAAATACCTTGTTGCATGGAATCCGAAATCATCTACCGAAAACGAACGACATAGCGTGGTGTTGAGCAACGATCGTATTGTAATCCTTGTAAAACAAATTGCAGGTGCTGTTGCAAAACGTATCGTTAACTATCTCCAACCCGGACAAAAAGTAGAACAGGGTGGGGAACTCGGGTTCATTAAATTCGGTTCACGTGTTGATATTCTTTTGCCTCCGGGTACAAAGATCAATGTGAAGTTGAATGAAGTTGTGAAGGGTGGGGTTACGGTGTTAGCGGAATATTGATGAGTCAATAGTCATTTAGCAATAATAAATTGGCAAATAAAAGCCTGACTTAGCGGTCAGGCTTTTTTGCATATTGCCTAATGACAATTGCTTATTCAAAAATAGTTTCTAATTCTTGCAAATGATGAATCACATAAGTTGGTTGAACACCTTTCAGATCGCTTTTTATGTGATTCACAAAGATCGAATCCATCCCGGCGTTGATGGCGCCTTGAATATCTGCATCTAAATTATCGCCGATCATAATGCTTTCGTGAACTTGTGCGCCGGTGATGTGAAGTGCGTATTCAAAAATTTCTTTGTTTGGTTTTACGCTGTTGCTTCTTTCGCTGGTGATCACTTCTTCAAAATAACTTCCCAGTTTGCTGTTATCAAGCTTGCGCCATTGTGTTTTTTCAAAACCATTAGTGATGAGGTGAAGTTTGTATTCTTTCTCTTTTAAATGACGCAGTATTTCATGTGTATAGGGAAACAGGTTTTGCTTAGTGGGCAATACTTCTAAAAAATAACCACTCATTTTACGGGCCAGTTCTTCGCTGCCGTTTTTAAACTCCAGCAAGGTGCGCCACATCCGTTTCCATTTAAGATCATCAGCCGAAATGTAGCCATGATGATAGCGGTCCCACAGAATAGCGTTGTGATGAAGATAGTGTTTGCAGAATAGATCAAAATCGTTGACGCCGGCTGCCTGCAAATCAAGTTCTTTATACACATCAGCCAATGTTTCCATGGCATTGGCATCAAAATCCCAAAGGGTATGGTCGAGGTCAAAAAACAAGTGACGATATTTCATTTCAGATTTCAGAATTACGATTTTAGATTTGTAAGAACGTATCTTGTAAACAAACCAACTGATTGAATGTTGATTAAAACCTGCAATCTACACAGTAAAATCTGAAAATATGAACGTTGTCATCACCGGTGCATCAAGAGGAATTGGCAAGGCCGTTGCAGAAATATTTGCAGCAAATGGCCATGCCCTGTATCTCAGTTCAAAAAGTGAAGTAGCGATCTACAAAACAATGGCGGAGTTGCAGGACAAGTATCCCGGCGTAAAGATCAAAGCCAAATCAAGGGATCTCAGTAAACGTGAAGAGGTAGATAGTTTCGGTAAGTGGGTGCTCGACAACAGCTTCAACATTGATGTGTTGGTGAACAACGCCGGAAATTTTTTACCCGGCAGCGTCTACAATGAAGAAGATGGTTTCCTCGAAGAAATGATCGCTACAAATCTTTACAGCGCTTACCATCTTACCCGTAAACTGTTACCGCAAATGATGAAGCAAAGCCCGGTCAGCGGTTCACGTGGACATATTTTTAACATGTGTTCCATTGCTTCGCTTCATGCTTATAAAAACGGCGGCGCATACAGCATCAGTAAATATGCCATGCACGGCTTCAGTAAAAATCTGCGTGAAGAAATGAAATCGCACCTGATTAAAGTGACCTCTGTTTTTCCCGGTGCCGTACTCACCGATTCATGGGGCGATTATGATAATTCGAGCAAACGTATTATGGAAGCAGACGATATTGCCAAACTGGTATATGCCAGTTCACAGCTTTCGCCGCAGGCTTGTGTGGAAGATATTATCATCAGGCCGCAATTGGGTGACTTATAACCGCTGATGATATAATGAAGTATTAGCCACGGATGAACACAGATTTGCTTATTGCTCATTGTCAATTCCTTCATTACCTGTTGAACAGCTTTCATCATTCACATCCTCCAATCAAATAATTCAAGGGTCGATTTAACATTCGCTGCCATAGCCTAACGGTACTCTTGCGTTAAATTTGTATTCTCATGTTGCAGCGTCCATTATATATGTTTTGGGTGATGACGTTTCTGCTGTTGTCTTTTTGTACTGCAGCACAGGTGAAATTGTCTGTGATACCCAGCAAAACAGTGGTGCAGCAAAACGAAAATTTTCAACTGCAGTTTGTGGTTGAAGGCGCAAGCCAGATCGATGATTTTACACCACCCTCCTTCCGCAATTTTGAACAGATGAGCGGCTTCGATCAAACCAATGGATGGACATGGGTGAACGGTTCACTTTCAGAATACATTACTTATACCATTACACTTCGCCCCAAAATAAAAGGCCGGTTACCGATTGCATCGGCGATTGTAAAAGCAAAAGGAAAGATCGCTACATCATCTCCCATTGTCATTTTTGTTAAAGAAGCAGGTTC is part of the Lacibacter sediminis genome and harbors:
- a CDS encoding DMT family transporter; this translates as MNWIILIIAGLFEVGFATCLGKARATSGTSSVYWMIGFFVCLSISMLLLYKATQTLPIGTAYAVWTGIGAVGTVIMGIIFFKEPADFWRLFFITTLIASIIGLKAVSSH
- a CDS encoding YjjG family noncanonical pyrimidine nucleotidase gives rise to the protein MKYRHLFFDLDHTLWDFDANAMETLADVYKELDLQAAGVNDFDLFCKHYLHHNAILWDRYHHGYISADDLKWKRMWRTLLEFKNGSEELARKMSGYFLEVLPTKQNLFPYTHEILRHLKEKEYKLHLITNGFEKTQWRKLDNSKLGSYFEEVITSERSNSVKPNKEIFEYALHITGAQVHESIMIGDNLDADIQGAINAGMDSIFVNHIKSDLKGVQPTYVIHHLQELETIFE
- a CDS encoding M949_RS01915 family surface polysaccharide biosynthesis protein; translated protein: MMRCCVLLFLFSLMLSCKNKKQESNKAPVVQDEKVVSEVEEVTAAVSALLPLPSSYQLKRAKKWHDVSGENWLVLYETGAYIEKGQTNASAKLSAVLFQKTDSGFVTKWKMMDEINNCGLDIVCSFYDDHLTITDLDSNGLAEITMLYALSCKGDVSPNEKKLIMYEGAQKYAIRGEELMLLQKDTIGGSWKADTAFSNAPKAFLAYAVERWQKFGKQEYQ
- a CDS encoding phosphatidylserine decarboxylase family protein; the protein is MTIHREGFKSISIAAVLFVIINLLAFNFISPTLPVLSWLIFAVTLFFFLFIVSFFRIPKRVTPKNEHVIYSPCDGKVVVIEEITDVEYFKDKRIQLSVFMSPANVHVNLNPIAGEVNYSQYHKGKYLVAWNPKSSTENERHSVVLSNDRIVILVKQIAGAVAKRIVNYLQPGQKVEQGGELGFIKFGSRVDILLPPGTKINVKLNEVVKGGVTVLAEY
- a CDS encoding CPBP family intramembrane glutamic endopeptidase; the encoded protein is MQYRSVKGFTGWGQIGFLLLFTGLGLMVAAVVQLIVGFSLVPAGTKMNDIAVEMMKAMGNPKHVNTLRVLQVVSTFLMMGIPAYLFLRLCHSKNWLWLGFSKHFTPAQVVVGFVLLFCANLVAQPLADLSKEIVTYFPVVLKKAENLEKLYNDQVALMSNLTSWSEFIIAVFIIAFFPALFEEMFFRGALQNTLQRWWKSPIAAIVVSSLIFSLIHLSIYLFLSRVLLGIGLGWIFYKSRNIWVGTVVHFLNNTFALIQIFALSKADKKVDVSKLDADLPWWAVGLSFVFLIGSAYLFKMISASNAEKIRVKEVLLYEKLQPYSGLTSKTSKDV
- a CDS encoding phosphatidate cytidylyltransferase; this translates as MAFNWQTFRTRALTAILFVVVMLVGLLWNKWSFLLLFSIIHFGCWFEYQKLVGLIDKGYQTINPFHKYGVMIGGYGLMLFFTADWYISGNVSLHSIGWILMLAGFLLVPISELLFSKQFNFKYIAHSIFGLIYISLSWALLLHLRSGGMWMPHNGEDTFTNISTLLARISGYAVPLIIIGSIWINDTMAYIVGSLIGKTPLSSISPKKTWEGTIGGIILAVGVMWLLGYLSQSSVAWLWAVIAAVAAVAGTFGDLLESKLKRLANVKDSGSFMPGHGGFLDRFDSLLLATPFVWLLLKLIN
- a CDS encoding MBL fold metallo-hydrolase, with translation MAKLPTHNSSLSFIKENWNGNLLNTKQQYVNLDGPSERSFAELLKWQTEKNPFKSLKRNQQTNIDVSINQQITANREDGIVWMGHACFLFTLGGKHFIVDPVLYNVGPLKRFTPLPCDVAALKQIDFILLSHNHRDHADKRSMIELCALNPSAVILTGLNITPLLRSWRITNQIIEAGWYQQYQLETDVQVSYLPAKHWNRRGLHDMNDMLWGSFMLQSPTQTIYFGADSGLGIHYTEIAQLFPNIDVAVLGIGAYKPEWFMNTAHTSPADALVAFEQLKAKQLIPMHHGTFDLSDEPVFYPKQELILLAEKLGIAGVNHLSIGNKLQF
- a CDS encoding SDR family oxidoreductase, whose amino-acid sequence is MNVVITGASRGIGKAVAEIFAANGHALYLSSKSEVAIYKTMAELQDKYPGVKIKAKSRDLSKREEVDSFGKWVLDNSFNIDVLVNNAGNFLPGSVYNEEDGFLEEMIATNLYSAYHLTRKLLPQMMKQSPVSGSRGHIFNMCSIASLHAYKNGGAYSISKYAMHGFSKNLREEMKSHLIKVTSVFPGAVLTDSWGDYDNSSKRIMEADDIAKLVYASSQLSPQACVEDIIIRPQLGDL
- a CDS encoding glutathione peroxidase, which gives rise to MRKLKRFAVVLVVIALVAISYFFYVNRNSADMTTRQKLLKAVYPAWIAFTKVIGKNNDAFTNEHAKPAVPFHTLKAVMNNGTTYDFSQLKGKKVLLVNTASDCGYTGQYDDLQKLHEKFQNKLVILGFPANDFKEQEKGSDEDIAAFCKINFGVTFPLMKKSSVVKHKDQNEIFQWLTDSTKNGWNNKMPTWNFSKYLVNEEGVLTHYFDPSVSPMSEQVIKEVEK
- the dusB gene encoding tRNA dihydrouridine synthase DusB — encoded protein: MVKIGNISLPEFPLLLAPMEDVSDPPFRAVCKDNGADMMFSEFISSEGLIRDAIKSRQKLDFEEEERPFGIQIFGGDEEALGMSARICETVNPDLVDINFGCPVKKVAMKGAGAGVLKDVDLMVRLTASVVNSTSLPVTVKTRLGWDDNTKNIEEVAERLQDVGIKALSIHGRTRSQMYKGEADWTLIAKVKNNPRIHIPIFGNGDIDSAEKALEYKNRYGVDGVMIGRAAIGYPWIFNEIKHFVKTGEHLAPPTIEQRVEVCRKHLHKSFAWKGPKVGIFEMRRHYANYLKGLPNIKEYRGKLVTLNTVEEIDAVLDEIVVKFSGFEFAPSKIELINYHEKCPID
- the trhA gene encoding PAQR family membrane homeostasis protein TrhA, which produces MTEQQTNLRLEIANSITHGIGIIFGIAALPVLSALAATKNHNTAVIGAAVYAFCFLLLFTFSTLYHAFQHPGVKRVLHMFDHISIYFLIAGTYTPFLLNYMMNPTGITMLVVLWSLTFIGIFFKIFFTGKFNYVSTVIYLGMGWILLFSGRQFFAAVPFDVLIMIIIGGVLYSIGVIFYLWEKFLYHHVIWHLFVLSAAICHYVAVLLMV